One part of the Nostoc sp. PCC 7120 = FACHB-418 genome encodes these proteins:
- the tig gene encoding trigger factor, producing MKVTQEKLPASQIGLEIEITPEITQKTYEQVIKNLSRTVNIPGFRKGKVPRQVLLQRLGKTHIKAAALEELLQDGIEQAIKQESIAAIGQPRLRSSFDDLINSYEPGQPLTFTAAVDVEPEINLVQYTGLEAKAEEIKYDPARVDEVLEKERQELATLIPVEGRSAQIGDVAVVDFKGVIAKAEGDDENAEPEPIPGGDASDFQVELQEDRFIPGFVTGIVGMNPGDTKEVSAQFPDPYVNQELAGKPAIFTVTLKEIKEKELPELNDDFAQEVSDFDTLEALRASLAERYQKEAEDKTKNNQQEALLGELVKHIEVDLPETLIEKEVDAMLTQTAMRLSQQGLDVKKLFTQDIIPQLRERSRPEAVERLKRSLGLQEVAKRESITVTPEEIQARVTELVQQYPDEDIDAERLQTIVENELLSEKIIDWLLANSTVELVPEGSLASQEPEITAPETEAETIEVAAESTTGE from the coding sequence ATGAAAGTTACCCAGGAAAAACTTCCCGCCAGCCAAATTGGTCTGGAAATAGAGATTACACCAGAAATTACGCAAAAAACTTACGAACAGGTAATTAAAAATTTATCCAGAACCGTTAACATTCCTGGGTTTCGTAAAGGCAAAGTACCAAGACAAGTATTATTACAGCGTCTAGGTAAAACTCACATCAAAGCCGCAGCCCTGGAAGAATTGCTGCAAGATGGGATAGAGCAAGCAATCAAGCAAGAATCCATTGCCGCAATTGGTCAACCACGCCTGCGCTCATCCTTCGATGATTTAATTAATAGTTACGAACCAGGACAGCCCTTGACTTTTACTGCGGCTGTGGATGTAGAACCAGAAATCAACCTAGTGCAGTACACAGGTTTAGAAGCCAAAGCCGAAGAAATCAAGTACGATCCAGCGCGGGTTGATGAAGTTTTAGAAAAAGAACGTCAAGAATTGGCGACATTAATTCCCGTAGAAGGAAGATCCGCCCAAATTGGTGACGTGGCTGTAGTGGACTTTAAAGGTGTAATCGCCAAAGCTGAAGGTGATGACGAAAATGCCGAACCCGAACCCATTCCTGGCGGTGACGCTAGCGATTTTCAGGTAGAATTACAGGAAGATAGATTTATTCCTGGTTTTGTGACTGGCATCGTGGGCATGAATCCAGGGGACACCAAAGAAGTGTCAGCTCAATTCCCAGACCCTTACGTTAACCAAGAATTGGCAGGGAAACCGGCAATTTTTACGGTGACTCTCAAAGAAATTAAAGAAAAAGAACTACCGGAATTAAATGACGACTTTGCCCAAGAAGTCAGCGATTTCGATACTCTAGAAGCGTTGCGCGCTTCTTTGGCAGAGCGTTATCAAAAAGAAGCGGAAGACAAAACCAAGAATAATCAGCAAGAGGCTTTGTTAGGCGAACTAGTTAAGCACATAGAAGTAGATTTGCCAGAAACCCTGATTGAGAAAGAAGTAGACGCGATGCTGACACAAACAGCTATGCGCCTATCCCAACAGGGACTGGATGTGAAAAAATTATTCACCCAGGATATTATCCCGCAGTTACGGGAGCGATCGCGCCCTGAGGCTGTAGAACGCCTTAAACGGTCTTTGGGTTTGCAAGAAGTCGCTAAACGCGAGTCAATTACCGTCACCCCAGAAGAAATTCAAGCCAGAGTGACAGAATTGGTGCAACAATACCCAGACGAAGACATTGATGCAGAAAGATTGCAAACCATCGTAGAAAACGAGCTATTATCCGAAAAAATCATTGATTGGCTATTAGCAAATTCTACCGTTGAACTGGTACCAGAAGGCTCATTAGCTAGCCAAGAGCCAGAGATAACTGCACCTGAGACTGAGGCAGAAACCATAGAGGTTGCAGCAGAATCGACTACAGGGGAATAA
- a CDS encoding IS110 family transposase produces the protein MENISVWVGIDVSKATLDVYIRPIGKALKFANTELEIFNLVEQLKFYDLNLIVLEATGGLETELVIQLQAAMLPVALINPRQGRNFAKATGKLAKTDAIDAQILAHFGEAMKPQVLNIESQASRQLGELISRRRQLVEMQTAEKNRRSRARGKALADIEAHIEYLDERLKQLNQEIEQLTQNNQQWIEKVNLLKTTPGIGQVISTTLVSDLPELGQLTAKQISRLVGVAPINHDSGQHKGKRMINGGRAHVRATLYMGAVVAMRHNPVIKAFYERLVERGKSKKLALTACVHKMLVILNAMVRDNLPWRVTDNLQPIPNA, from the coding sequence ATGGAAAACATCTCTGTGTGGGTAGGCATTGACGTGAGCAAAGCGACCCTCGATGTTTATATCCGTCCCATCGGTAAAGCATTGAAGTTTGCTAATACAGAACTAGAAATATTTAATTTAGTTGAACAATTAAAATTTTATGATTTGAACCTCATCGTACTAGAAGCAACCGGAGGATTAGAAACAGAACTGGTCATTCAACTACAGGCAGCAATGCTACCAGTAGCATTAATCAATCCACGTCAAGGACGAAATTTTGCCAAAGCCACTGGTAAACTCGCCAAAACAGATGCTATCGATGCACAAATATTGGCACACTTTGGGGAAGCAATGAAACCTCAAGTGTTAAACATTGAGTCACAAGCATCTCGTCAATTAGGAGAATTAATTAGTCGTCGAAGACAATTAGTTGAGATGCAAACTGCTGAAAAAAATCGACGCTCACGCGCCCGTGGTAAAGCATTGGCAGATATTGAAGCACACATTGAATATCTTGACGAACGTCTCAAACAACTCAATCAAGAAATTGAGCAATTAACTCAAAACAATCAACAATGGATTGAAAAAGTTAATTTACTCAAAACTACTCCTGGTATTGGCCAAGTTATTTCGACAACTCTGGTTTCTGATTTGCCAGAACTCGGTCAACTCACTGCCAAACAAATTTCTCGCTTAGTTGGTGTTGCACCTATCAATCATGATAGTGGTCAACACAAAGGTAAGCGCATGATTAATGGCGGTCGCGCTCATGTTCGTGCCACTCTTTATATGGGTGCTGTTGTTGCTATGCGTCATAATCCGGTTATCAAGGCCTTTTATGAGCGTCTTGTCGAACGTGGTAAATCGAAAAAATTAGCTCTCACTGCTTGCGTTCATAAAATGTTAGTCATTTTAAATGCAATGGTTCGGGATAATTTACCTTGGCGTGTTACTGACAACTTACAACCCATTCCCAACGCTTAA